The following are from one region of the Bacillus methanolicus MGA3 genome:
- a CDS encoding GNAT family N-acetyltransferase, with translation MIVLVSEIKIEQLESIGEHIDELSELLIQVVEDGASIGFLPPLKLSEAKRYWENILNPDVILFVAKINKQIVGSVQLHLCTKQNGDHRAEIAKLMTHTDYRRNGIGRLLMQKAEERAKQEGRSLLVLDTREGDPSNHLYTSIGFIKAGRIPYYAKSATGKLDATIFYYKTTF, from the coding sequence GTGATTGTGTTGGTTAGTGAAATCAAAATCGAACAATTAGAATCAATAGGAGAACATATTGATGAGCTTTCAGAACTTCTGATACAAGTAGTAGAAGATGGTGCATCGATTGGCTTTTTACCACCATTGAAACTTTCTGAGGCGAAAAGATACTGGGAAAACATATTAAACCCCGATGTGATTCTATTTGTCGCTAAAATAAACAAACAGATAGTTGGAAGTGTACAGTTGCATTTATGTACTAAGCAGAACGGTGATCATAGAGCGGAAATCGCAAAATTGATGACACACACTGATTATCGCCGCAATGGCATCGGCCGATTACTAATGCAAAAGGCTGAAGAAAGAGCAAAACAAGAGGGAAGGTCGTTATTAGTTCTCGATACAAGAGAAGGAGACCCTTCGAATCACCTTTATACTTCAATAGGTTTTATTAAAGCTGGACGGATTCCTTACTATGCGAAATCTGCAACTGGTAAATTAGATGCAACTATTTTCTATTATAAAACCACATTTTAA
- a CDS encoding DJ-1/PfpI family protein: MKRLMLRVVVYVGIFVIFLGGIGLIGFSRSQRDYWFSVRNQPVPYLQKVKRPDYNPNKPTVAVLLSNPTTEVFDFMVPYEMFAMTGEFNVFAVAPDNKVKSITGGLDLLPHYSFKEMDRLLGKSPDIIVIPYMPMVDKKKYQPVREWIQKHKDATLLSICGGAANLADTGLLKGKSATIHWQYFDKTKKKYLDTHWKRDLRYVHDGNIVASAGLTSGIDAVLYVISQKLGEPMAEKIAKEMHYPSYHFVKNPKIDPYYIDRSEAVYIANLAFQWKKKKTGVLLYNGMEEGALASIFDTYSASGTTKVFTISSSKQPIVTKHHLNLIARYQMSKTPKVDKMIVPGTQAKTLAAEDIKQWNEQGKAKELLFLHSDSPDRFVFEAPLEDLAKQEDILTAKYGAKRLEYRANHVTLKGSPFSLEAFGIPLLIGLLALFAAFYIDRRFIIRKTTSESHKQAI, encoded by the coding sequence ATGAAGAGGTTAATGTTGCGTGTCGTTGTTTATGTAGGTATTTTCGTTATATTTTTGGGGGGCATCGGATTAATCGGATTTAGCCGTTCTCAGAGGGATTATTGGTTCTCCGTTCGCAATCAGCCCGTTCCTTATTTACAAAAAGTGAAAAGACCTGATTATAACCCGAATAAACCAACTGTGGCAGTCCTGTTATCGAATCCAACCACGGAAGTATTCGATTTTATGGTTCCGTACGAAATGTTCGCTATGACAGGTGAGTTTAATGTATTTGCTGTTGCTCCGGACAATAAGGTGAAGTCAATAACAGGAGGTCTCGATTTATTACCGCACTACTCCTTTAAAGAAATGGATCGTTTATTAGGAAAAAGTCCCGACATTATCGTGATCCCTTACATGCCTATGGTTGACAAAAAGAAATATCAACCTGTTCGGGAATGGATACAAAAACATAAAGATGCCACTTTGTTAAGTATTTGTGGCGGGGCAGCGAATCTTGCCGACACCGGTTTATTGAAAGGGAAATCTGCAACCATACACTGGCAGTATTTCGATAAAACGAAAAAGAAATATCTTGACACTCACTGGAAAAGGGATCTTCGGTATGTACATGACGGTAACATCGTGGCTTCGGCTGGACTAACATCAGGAATCGATGCCGTCCTCTATGTGATCTCACAAAAATTAGGCGAACCTATGGCAGAAAAAATTGCAAAAGAAATGCATTATCCTTCCTACCACTTCGTTAAAAATCCAAAGATCGACCCTTATTATATCGATCGGAGCGAAGCAGTTTATATTGCAAATTTAGCATTTCAATGGAAAAAGAAAAAGACAGGTGTTTTGCTGTATAACGGTATGGAGGAAGGGGCATTGGCTTCGATTTTTGATACGTATTCTGCTTCCGGAACAACAAAGGTCTTTACTATTTCAAGCTCGAAACAGCCTATTGTTACAAAACATCACCTTAACCTAATCGCCAGATATCAAATGTCGAAAACTCCGAAGGTGGATAAAATGATCGTTCCGGGAACGCAGGCAAAAACTTTAGCTGCGGAGGACATAAAACAATGGAACGAGCAGGGCAAGGCGAAGGAGCTCCTGTTCTTGCACAGTGATTCGCCAGATAGATTTGTATTCGAAGCGCCGCTTGAAGATTTAGCCAAACAAGAGGACATTCTAACTGCTAAATATGGAGCAAAACGACTAGAATACCGTGCCAACCATGTAACCCTTAAAGGCAGCCCGTTTTCCCTTGAAGCTTTCGGAATTCCGCTGCTGATTGGTTTACTGGCATTGTTTGCAGCTTTCTATATCGACAGACGATTCATCATAAGAAAGACAACTTCCGAATCGCATAAACAAGCCATATGA
- a CDS encoding sensor histidine kinase, producing the protein MLSLFIAYFVTSLLYQERITNLVEEILITNGKKFIQTYESAPSANLIPFMQNFSGLTGNLLQLYNKDGKPLLDEKNGEIQVDPIYIKTVLAGDIARDINKREPYPPIIGLPFQVDGEPYALFLTVEKNSIEEEIMNSIHIMYIIILFFGSFLILVAARYFVNPILRLTDATKNMAKGKFDFELHTKRKDEIGLLTVSFNEMAKELAKLDRMRQDFVSNVSHEIQSPLTSISGFTKALKQKKMSEESRLHYLTIIEEECERLSRLSENLLRLSYLQQETHPLKVRSYRLDEQLRKVVIALEPQWAAKEIEIDLQLEAMRIQADEDQLYQVWINLLSNSIKFTPKHGKIYIEAAMKEDQNVVSITDNGPGIPEEEQEDIFTPFYKVDKSRNNTVKGNGLGLSIVKKIVDIHNGNIKVSGRLGEGATFTVKLPK; encoded by the coding sequence ATGTTGAGTCTGTTCATTGCATATTTTGTTACTTCCCTGCTGTATCAAGAAAGAATTACAAATTTGGTAGAAGAAATTCTGATTACGAATGGTAAAAAATTTATCCAAACCTATGAGTCTGCACCTTCAGCTAATTTGATACCATTTATGCAAAACTTCTCAGGCCTTACCGGTAACCTTCTCCAACTTTATAATAAGGATGGCAAGCCCCTCCTTGATGAAAAAAATGGGGAAATACAGGTTGATCCTATATATATTAAGACCGTGCTTGCCGGTGATATCGCTCGAGATATCAATAAAAGGGAGCCTTATCCTCCTATAATCGGACTTCCATTTCAGGTTGACGGGGAGCCTTACGCTTTATTTCTAACGGTGGAGAAGAATAGTATCGAGGAAGAAATCATGAACTCCATTCATATCATGTACATCATTATTTTGTTTTTCGGCAGTTTTCTGATTTTAGTTGCTGCACGCTATTTCGTAAACCCGATTCTTCGATTGACGGATGCAACCAAGAATATGGCGAAAGGAAAATTCGATTTTGAGCTTCATACGAAACGCAAGGATGAAATTGGTCTTTTAACCGTTAGCTTTAATGAAATGGCGAAAGAGCTGGCTAAGCTGGATCGAATGCGGCAAGATTTCGTTTCTAACGTCTCGCATGAAATTCAATCACCTTTAACCTCCATTTCAGGATTTACGAAGGCGTTAAAACAGAAGAAAATGAGTGAGGAAAGCCGCCTCCATTATTTAACCATCATTGAAGAAGAGTGCGAGAGGTTATCGCGATTAAGTGAAAATTTGCTGCGGCTATCCTATTTACAACAAGAGACACATCCGTTGAAGGTGAGGAGTTATCGTTTGGATGAACAATTGCGGAAAGTCGTCATTGCGTTGGAACCTCAATGGGCAGCGAAAGAAATTGAAATTGACCTTCAGCTTGAGGCAATGAGAATTCAAGCGGATGAAGACCAACTCTATCAGGTATGGATCAATTTACTGAGTAATAGCATCAAATTCACTCCAAAGCACGGAAAGATTTATATAGAAGCAGCGATGAAAGAAGATCAGAATGTCGTTTCCATAACAGATAATGGTCCCGGAATACCGGAAGAGGAACAGGAAGATATTTTTACGCCATTTTATAAAGTTGATAAATCTCGCAATAATACTGTAAAAGGAAATGGACTCGGTTTATCGATCGTCAAAAAAATTGTAGATATTCATAATGGCAATATCAAAGTATCCGGACGCTTGGGGGAAGGTGCAACTTTTACTGTTAAACTGCCAAAGTGA
- a CDS encoding 2TM domain-containing protein: MEKDEKYLRAKKRVENLKAFYIHLIVYILVNAMLFVINLISDAGNWWFLYPLAGWGIGVIVHGVSTFAFGKFGSEWEERKIKEYMEKDK; the protein is encoded by the coding sequence ATCGAAAAAGATGAAAAATATTTAAGAGCGAAAAAAAGAGTGGAAAATCTAAAAGCATTTTATATTCATTTAATTGTTTATATTTTAGTCAATGCTATGCTTTTTGTTATTAACCTAATTTCAGATGCGGGTAATTGGTGGTTCCTATACCCGCTTGCAGGCTGGGGAATTGGAGTGATAGTACACGGAGTATCAACGTTTGCATTTGGTAAATTCGGATCAGAATGGGAAGAAAGAAAAATAAAAGAATATATGGAAAAAGACAAGTAG